In the bacterium genome, AAGCCACGATAATGATTGAGAAGATGGTGCAATAAATGTAGCTGCAGAGCGAAGCTCTGCATTGTAGGGGCGACACTCCGTGGTCGCCCAAAGGAAGGGACGGCACAGAGTCCGTCCCCTACAGACAGGCAAAGCTTGCGCTTTGCTGCTACAAATCTTGCTGATGCGAGTGGTTACGAAAAAAAGGAGTTCTGGTTTTATGGAGAAGAGAACGAAAGGCTATAATTTACTGAATGACCTCAATCCTCCACAGAGAGAAGCGGTGGAACATATTCAAGGTCCCCTTCTCATTTTAGCCGGAGCGGGCTCGGGGAAGACCAGAGTAATTACTTATCGCATAGCCTATCTAATTGAGAGGGGTATCTCTCCCTGGAATATCCTGGCGGTTACTTTTACTAACAAAGCAGCAGGAGAGATGCGGGAAAGGGTGGACCGCTTGGTGGGAAGTAAGGGGAGGAGCGTCTGGATTTCTACTTTCCATTCATTTGGGGCACGGCTTCTACGTGAAGAAATTGATAAGATTGGTGGGAGTAGACACTTCATCATCTACGATGAGGTGGACCAGTTGAACTTAATCAAAGAGTGTATGAAAGAATTAGATATTGATGAGAAAAGATTTAAGATAACAGTAACTCAAGCACTCATAAATAGGGCTAAGGATAATCTGGTCGATGCCGATTCATTTACTATTTATGCTCAAGCTTCTGATGACTACTACCGTAGAGTTGTAGCTGATATTTATCAACTTTACCAGAGGAAGCTTAAAGGGAGTTCTGCTTTAGATTTCGCTGACCTTTTGATGGAGGTGGTTAGACTTTTTAAAGAGAAAAAAGAGATATTGGAGAAATACCAGGAGCGGTTCCAATATATTATGGTTGACGAGTATCAAGATACCAATCACGCTCAGTATCTATTGACTAAACTTTTAGCTTCAGAACATAAGAATATATGCGTTGTTGGTGACGATGACCAATCTATCTATTCATTTAGGGGGGCAGACCTGCGCAATATCTTGCATTTCGAAAAAGACTATGAAGATGTTAAAGTTATAAAATTGGAGCAGAATTATCGTTCTACAAAGAATATTCTCAATATGGCCTGGAAAGTGGTCAAGAATAACAGATATCGGAAGGAGAAGAAACTGTGGACAAATCGGGAAGAGGGAATGCCTGTGGAGTATGCCCAAGTGGATAACGAAATCGATGAGGCTAATCTGGTGGCAGAAGAAATGATTAGATTGATGGAAGAAGAGCACATTCTTAGAGACTTTGCAGTATTCTATCGGACGAATGCACAGTCGAGGGTTCTGGAAGATGCTTTCAGGAAAGCTAAAATAAATTATACCATTGTGGGAGGCATGAGATTCTATGAGCGAAAGGAGATAAAAGACATTTTGGCTTACTTAAGGATTATAATCAATCCCCTGGATTCTCTTAGTCTGAAAAGGATACTTAATGTCCCCCGTCGTGGCATAGGCAAGAGAACTTTGAACTATTTAGAACAATATGCTCATAGATACCAGAAATCGCTCTTTGAAACTCTCACGAAAGTTCGCGAGATTAAGACAGTTTCTGTGCGTATCTCTTCTCGTCTTGAAGATTTCATAAACCTGATTGGGGAGTTACGAGAGAAGAGTAGAAACTTAACGGCGAAAGAGTTAACGCGCTTGGTAATAGAGACGACAGGTTACTTAAATGAACTTGCCAGTGAAGATACTGTTGAGGCCGAGAGCAGAATTGGGAATGTAAAAGAATTGGTCTCTGCAGTGGGAGAATTTGAAGAGCAGTCAGAAAATAAGACTATAGAGGTTTTTCTGGAGCAGGTGTCTTTAATTGCTGATATAGATACCTGGGATGAGGAAAATGATAGGGTGACTCTGATGACTTTCCATTTAGCTAAAGGTCTGGAATTTCCTGTGGTCTTCGTTACCGGTTTGGAAGAGGGGCTCTTTCCTTATGCCGATGCCCTTTATGACCAGGCAGAGATGGAAGAGGAGAGGAGACTATGTTATGTGGGAATGACCAGAGCCAAGGAGAGGCTTTATCTGACTTCAGCAAGCCAGAGGCGACTTTATGGACAGTGGAGGTGGAATGAGCCTTCTCGTTTTGTGGTAGAAGCTGGCCTCATAAAAGAGGAGGCAGGTCTCTTAGAGGGAGAAATTTCTCCTGATGAGGCTAAAGGCAAAAATATTTGTTCCTCTCTGTTCAGCCAGGCTCAAGCTGATGAGTGGCAGGTTGGTGCTCGAGTGAGGCATGAGGAGTTCGGTATGGGCAAAATATTGGAACGGAGTGGTTCTGGTGATGATATAAAGATTATTGTTCTTTTCGGAAATGGTCAGTGGAGAAAATTTTTAGTAAAATATGCACCGATAGAGAAAATATAAAAGAGAAGAGAGGGGAAATGATTACTAAAAAGGAAGTTGAATATGTTGCCAGGTTAGCGAGATTAAAGCTGACCGAAGACGAGAAAGAAAAGTATACAAAGCAACTGGCAGATATTTTGAAATATATTAATAAACTTAATGAGCTCGATACAGAAAAAGTAGAACCTACTTCCCATGTGCTGCGTTTATCGAATGTTTTCCGCGAGGACAAGGTAAGACCGTCTTTGAAGCAGGAAGAGATTTTAGCCAATGCTCCGGAAGTGGAATCTAGTCACTTTAAAGTAAAAAAAATAATAGAATAAAATTAAAAGATAGTTTGTTCATCGTTTAGGTAGTGTAGGGCTTTATGCCCGTAATGGTTTTGGTCTTGCCCACGTGAAAATTACGCCCATAAAGGGCTACACTACAATTAAGGGGAAAGAATGGCAAAGAAAATCAATATAAAGACAGAAAAAGTTACTATGGAAGCAGAACTCTTGGAGACAAAAACGGCAAAGGCTATCTGGGATTCTCTTCCTATTGAGGCAAAGGTTAATACCTGGGGAGAGGAAATATATTTTGCTATTCCAGTGAACATGGGTCCGGAAGAAGCTGTGGATGTTGTCCAGGAAGGAGACCTGGGTTACTGGCCTCAAGGAAATGGTTTCTGTATTTTCTTTGGAAAGACTCCTGTTTCTACAAAGTCTGAAATAAGGCCAGCTAGCCCGGTGAATATTATTGGTAAACTTCTGGGAAATCCAAAGGATTGGAAAAAAGTAAAAGATGGCGAGAAGATAACCCTTGACAGGAGAACTTAATGGAAATATATGAACTGACTGCGCACGAATTATCGGAGAAGATGGAGAAAAAAGAGATTTCTTCTGAGGAGATTGTAAGGTCCATTTATAATAGAATTAATCAGGTAGAGGATAAACTTCATAGTTTCGTTACCTTAACTGAGAAAGAGGCTTTACTCCAGGCAAGAAACATTGATGAGAAGATGAGAAAAGGTGAATTTCCAGGTCTCTTGGCAGGCATTCCTGTTGCCATCAAGGACAATATGTGTATCAAGAACGTGAGAACGACTTGCTCTTCCCACATACTGGGAAATTTCATCTCCCCTTATGAGGCTACAGTGGTTAAGAAATTGAGAGATGAAGGAGCAGTGTTTATAGGCAAAACAAATATGGACGAATTTGCCATGGGTTCCTCAACCGAGAATTCCTATTTTGGAATAACTCGTAACCCCTGGGATAGAGACTATATTCCCGGCGGATCTTCCGGTGGCTCGGCCACAGCAGTAGCTTCCGATGAAACAATTCTGGCAATAGGTTCTGATACAGGAGGTTCTATTCGTCAGCCAGCAGCCTGTTGCGGGGTAGTGGGATTAAAACCTACTTACGGCAGGGTTTCCCGTTATGGCTTGGTTGCCTTTGCCTCTTCACTGGACCAGATAGGTCCCTTTGGCAAAGATGTGGAAGATGCGGCACTTCTGATGAATGTTCTTTCTGGCTATGATGAAAACGATTCCACTTCAGTTAATCTGGATGTACCCGATTTCACCAAATCCTTAATAGAAAATGTTAAAGGTATTAAGATAGGAGTTCCCAAAGAATATTTCGTTGAGGGCTTGGATGGGGAAGTGGAAAGGGCAGTGAAAGAGGCGATAGAGCTTCTGAAAAGTCTGGGAGCAAAAATTTTCGAGATATCTCTTCCCCATACCGAGTATGGAGTGGCGGTCTACTATCTGATTGCTCCCTCTGAGGCCAGCGCCAACCTGGCCAGGTATGATGGAGTCAGGTATGGTTACCGCTCTCCAGAAACAGAGGACTTATTGGAAGAGTATGAGAAGACGAGGGGTGAAGGATTTGGTGCAGAAGTTAAGAGGAGGATAATGCTGGGTACTTACGCTTTATCTAGTGGCTACTATGATGCCTACTATTTGAAAGCCCAGAAGGTGCGTACTCTGATTAAAAAAGATTTCGATGAGGCTTTCGAGAAAGTAGATGCCATTGTGACGCCAACAGCTCCCACTCCAGCATTTAAGATTGGTGAGAAGGTTGATGACCCCTTGCAGATGTATTTATCAGATATATTTACCATTTCTGCAAACTTGGCTGGTATTCCCGGAATTTCTCAGCCTTGTGGATTTAGCAAGAAAGGACTTCCTATTGGGCTACAACTTTTGGCGAAGCCTTTTGATGAGGAGGTCCTGCTTCGCATAGCCTATACATATGAAAAGAATACAGAGTGGCACAAGAGAAAACCAAAACTGTAAGGAAAAAGGTGACTGTCACCTTTTTGGAGTGGATGAATGGTAAAGTATGAAACTATAATTGGCTTGGAAGTCCATGTCCATCTGAAGACAGAGTCTAAGTTGTTTTGTGGGTGCTCAACTGAATTTGGTGCAGCGCCAAACACTCATGCCTGTCCTGTCTGCACGGGGATGCCGGGGATACTACCTGTGGTTAATAAGAAGGCGGTGGAATATACAATTAAGAGTGCTTTGGCATTAAACTGCGAAGTTGCTTCACGCTCAATATTTGCGCGCAAAAACTATTTTTATCCTGATTTGCCTAAGAACTACCAGATTTCCCAATACGAGGAGCCTCTGGCTCAAAATGGCTATCTTGAAATTGGTACTGGTAGTGAAAGGAAGAGAGTGGGTATAACCAGAATTAATTTAGAAGAGGATGCGGGAAAACTTCTCCACTATATTGGTTCCCGGGAAATTGACGGGAGTCTCGTCGATTTCAATCGCTGTGGGGTTCCCCTTCTGGAGGTAGTTTCCTCTCCTGATATCACTAGCCCCGAAGAAGCTTATACTTACCTTACTACTTTGAAGAATATTCTCAGGTATCTGGAAGTATCAGATTGCGATATGGAGAAGGGTTCGCTCCGCTGCGATGCGAATGTTTCTGTGCGCTTGGCGGGGAAGAAAGAACTGGGAGTGAAAGCAGAAGTTAAGAATATGAATTCCTTCAGAGCTATCCAGAAAGCCCTGGAATACGAAGTTAAAAGACAGATTAAGGCATTGGAGAGTGAAGAGAGGATTATTCAGGAGACAAGACTGTGGGATGAGAAAAAGGAAAGAACATATCCTATGAGGAGTAAAGAGGAGGCTCATGACTATCGTTATTTTCCTGAACCAGACTTGGTGCCTTTAATAGTGGAGAAAGAATGGATAGAGAATATCAGAAAGACTATTTCCGAACTTCCCGATAGACGCCGGGAACGGTTTATAAAAGAATATAAGCTTTCAGAATACAATGCAGGGGTGCTTACTGCTGAGAAACCACTGGCTAACTATTTTGAAAAAGTAGTTAAACTGTATAATAATCCGAAGGTGGTTACCAATTGGGTAATGGGTGAGCTTCTGGGAAGATTGAATGCAGTGAATAAAGAGGTGGAGGAATCCCCGATCTCTCCTGGGCAGTTGGCAGAACTTTTGAAATTAATGGAGAAAGGAACAATTTCTGGGAAGATTGCCAAAACAGTATTTGAGGAGATGTTTAATAGTGGAAAGAATCCTCAAGTAATTGTGAAAGAGAAGAAATTAGTACAGATTACCGATGAGAAAGAGATTGGCAAGATAGTGGAAGAGGTATTAAAGGAAAATCCAGATGCTGTAGAAGAGTATGGAAAAGGTAAAGAGAAGGCTATAGGACATTTGGTTGGTCAGGTAATGAGAAAGACCCAGGGCAAAGCCAATCCCCAGTTGGTCAACAAAATATTGAAAGAGAAATTAAGAGGGTAAATGTAGAGGTTTGATTTATCAAATCCGCAGAAAGGGGCTCAATAAATTGAGCCCCTACATATCATTAGAATTAGAAGAAGAGGTTAAGACTCAATCCTCCTCCATAAGATAATCCGCCAATCTCCATTAGTCGCTTCTTGGTAGTGTAGGGCTTTATGCCCGTAAAAATTACGTCCATGAAGGGCTACACTACCTATAGAATATTGACTCTGACCCCTTTTTCACGGAATAGACTTATGAAGGATGAATTACTTCAATTTTGGGAAAAGGATAGAAGCTTAAAAAAAATTTCTGAAAAGATAGTTAACAAAGAGAGAAAGATAAAAGTCTCCGGGCTTTGGGGTGGTTCCAAAGCTTTTTTTATTTTGGGTCTAAAGGAGAGAATTTCTCAAGCCCTATTAGTAATTGCGGAAAGAGAGGATGACTTAGAAAGGTTAAGGGAAGACCTTAAAGCTTTTCGAGGAGAGAGTAGCCTTTTTTCTCAAGAGAATAGAGAAGATTCGCTTGTTTCTCTTTATCATCTCTCGCTGGAGAAGAATCCCCTTCTGGTAACAACTCTGGATAGTATAAAGAAGAAAATTATTTCTCCCTCCCAATTTTCCCTCCTTACCTTAACTCTGTCCCAAGGTGGAAAGATTGAATATCAGAAGATAACCGAAAAACTAACTGATGCTGGTTATGAAAGGATTGATATTGTGGAGGGAGTGGGAGAGTTCCGCCTGCGGGGCGAGATTTTGGATGTGTGGTCTCCTAATTTCGACCGTCCTCTCAGGGTGGTATTCTTTGAGGACCATATTGAGGAGATGCGCTGGTTCGATCCCCTGACGCAGAGGTCGATAAGCACTGTAGGGGAGGCTAAGGTGATTCCGGCAAAATTATCGGATGAGAAAAGTTCTCATACTATTTTTGATTATTTCCCGGAGGAGGGAGTGGTGTTAAAGGATAGTGTAGAGTTGTCATCGTCCGCTGGGAGGCGGCTTGTGGAGGTTTACTTGTCTATCTTGCCTCAAAGGAGTGCGCTTAATTTTTCCACGAAGTCACCACCATCGTTCTATGGTAAAATTGGGTTCTTCTGCCAGGGACTTGCAGATTGGCGTAAGGAAAGATGGGAAACTTATGTCTTCTGTAACAA is a window encoding:
- a CDS encoding UvrD-helicase domain-containing protein — its product is MEKRTKGYNLLNDLNPPQREAVEHIQGPLLILAGAGSGKTRVITYRIAYLIERGISPWNILAVTFTNKAAGEMRERVDRLVGSKGRSVWISTFHSFGARLLREEIDKIGGSRHFIIYDEVDQLNLIKECMKELDIDEKRFKITVTQALINRAKDNLVDADSFTIYAQASDDYYRRVVADIYQLYQRKLKGSSALDFADLLMEVVRLFKEKKEILEKYQERFQYIMVDEYQDTNHAQYLLTKLLASEHKNICVVGDDDQSIYSFRGADLRNILHFEKDYEDVKVIKLEQNYRSTKNILNMAWKVVKNNRYRKEKKLWTNREEGMPVEYAQVDNEIDEANLVAEEMIRLMEEEHILRDFAVFYRTNAQSRVLEDAFRKAKINYTIVGGMRFYERKEIKDILAYLRIIINPLDSLSLKRILNVPRRGIGKRTLNYLEQYAHRYQKSLFETLTKVREIKTVSVRISSRLEDFINLIGELREKSRNLTAKELTRLVIETTGYLNELASEDTVEAESRIGNVKELVSAVGEFEEQSENKTIEVFLEQVSLIADIDTWDEENDRVTLMTFHLAKGLEFPVVFVTGLEEGLFPYADALYDQAEMEEERRLCYVGMTRAKERLYLTSASQRRLYGQWRWNEPSRFVVEAGLIKEEAGLLEGEISPDEAKGKNICSSLFSQAQADEWQVGARVRHEEFGMGKILERSGSGDDIKIIVLFGNGQWRKFLVKYAPIEKI
- the gatC gene encoding Asp-tRNA(Asn)/Glu-tRNA(Gln) amidotransferase subunit GatC, which gives rise to MCTDRENIKEKRGEMITKKEVEYVARLARLKLTEDEKEKYTKQLADILKYINKLNELDTEKVEPTSHVLRLSNVFREDKVRPSLKQEEILANAPEVESSHFKVKKIIE
- a CDS encoding cyclophilin-like fold protein, which translates into the protein MAKKINIKTEKVTMEAELLETKTAKAIWDSLPIEAKVNTWGEEIYFAIPVNMGPEEAVDVVQEGDLGYWPQGNGFCIFFGKTPVSTKSEIRPASPVNIIGKLLGNPKDWKKVKDGEKITLDRRT
- the gatA gene encoding Asp-tRNA(Asn)/Glu-tRNA(Gln) amidotransferase subunit GatA, with product MEIYELTAHELSEKMEKKEISSEEIVRSIYNRINQVEDKLHSFVTLTEKEALLQARNIDEKMRKGEFPGLLAGIPVAIKDNMCIKNVRTTCSSHILGNFISPYEATVVKKLRDEGAVFIGKTNMDEFAMGSSTENSYFGITRNPWDRDYIPGGSSGGSATAVASDETILAIGSDTGGSIRQPAACCGVVGLKPTYGRVSRYGLVAFASSLDQIGPFGKDVEDAALLMNVLSGYDENDSTSVNLDVPDFTKSLIENVKGIKIGVPKEYFVEGLDGEVERAVKEAIELLKSLGAKIFEISLPHTEYGVAVYYLIAPSEASANLARYDGVRYGYRSPETEDLLEEYEKTRGEGFGAEVKRRIMLGTYALSSGYYDAYYLKAQKVRTLIKKDFDEAFEKVDAIVTPTAPTPAFKIGEKVDDPLQMYLSDIFTISANLAGIPGISQPCGFSKKGLPIGLQLLAKPFDEEVLLRIAYTYEKNTEWHKRKPKL
- the gatB gene encoding Asp-tRNA(Asn)/Glu-tRNA(Gln) amidotransferase subunit GatB, with the protein product MVKYETIIGLEVHVHLKTESKLFCGCSTEFGAAPNTHACPVCTGMPGILPVVNKKAVEYTIKSALALNCEVASRSIFARKNYFYPDLPKNYQISQYEEPLAQNGYLEIGTGSERKRVGITRINLEEDAGKLLHYIGSREIDGSLVDFNRCGVPLLEVVSSPDITSPEEAYTYLTTLKNILRYLEVSDCDMEKGSLRCDANVSVRLAGKKELGVKAEVKNMNSFRAIQKALEYEVKRQIKALESEERIIQETRLWDEKKERTYPMRSKEEAHDYRYFPEPDLVPLIVEKEWIENIRKTISELPDRRRERFIKEYKLSEYNAGVLTAEKPLANYFEKVVKLYNNPKVVTNWVMGELLGRLNAVNKEVEESPISPGQLAELLKLMEKGTISGKIAKTVFEEMFNSGKNPQVIVKEKKLVQITDEKEIGKIVEEVLKENPDAVEEYGKGKEKAIGHLVGQVMRKTQGKANPQLVNKILKEKLRG